Proteins encoded in a region of the Populus nigra chromosome 3, ddPopNigr1.1, whole genome shotgun sequence genome:
- the LOC133689042 gene encoding UPF0057 membrane protein At4g30660-like: MPSRCEICCEILIAILLPPLGVCFRHGCCSVEFCICLLLTILGYVPGIIYALYAIVFIDRNEYFDEYRRPLYAPA; this comes from the exons ATGCCAAGTCGTTGTGAGATCTGCTGCGAAATCCTCATCGCCATCTTGCTCCCTCCTCTCGGTGTTTGCTTCAGGCATGGCTGCTGCAGT GTGGAATTTTGCATTTGCTTGTTACTGACTATTTTAGGCTACGTTCCTGGAATAATTTATGCTCTCTATGCTATTGTGTTTATCGATCGCAATGAGTATTTTGATGAGTACAGGCGTCCACTTTATGCCCCGGCGTAG